The Chiloscyllium plagiosum isolate BGI_BamShark_2017 chromosome 20, ASM401019v2, whole genome shotgun sequence genome includes the window ctgaatggcctcttaatGGTCTTATCTTCAGAACAGCTCATTTCATTAGTAGGTCAAGGTTTTGTTGCTGTGAAATTCCTGGACAGGCAAAGAACGGATTCAGTGTGACGACAGTTGCCGTGGTAACTACGACGAACAGTTCTGAAGTAGTTGTGTTACCCATTGTCATGGTGACTAATCTGGATCACATACTGCCTCCTTGTTCGACAGATAGACTGAGAAACGATGGCTGCCTGGCTACCCAGCTCCATACTGCTCCTGTTTGGACTGCACACTGCCCTGGGCACCAAACCTGCCTGTAGGATCCGGATCACATCGCCGGGACTCCGACTGCGTAAGAAACCTGCACCAGTGGGGCTGCTGCACCTAAATAAATATACTGTGGGGTTAAGAACCGCGCGAATGCAAGTTCTGTCTTTTAACAGGCCCCTTGTTGAAGTGTTGTGGGAGAGATGGTGTCACTGCTAACCTTTCCCCCCAAGACATCCAGACAGGAAAACCCACCCATATTTCCCATTTGTTACAGTGGGGGCACATCACAATACCACACAATTCCTGCAGAAACACACCCAGCCCTGCACCAACACACTCGTGCACACTCAGCCCTTgtagatacacacacacgcacgacTCCTGCACCTGAACACACAATCCATGCATTTCCCATCCCACAGAGCTTCTCcttggccacatgtgtacacatgcATTTACAGAaacacacccactcacacacacatgatcCCCGACACATGATCCCATACacacaatcccacacacactaaCCCACACTTACACTactaacccacactctcacacactcattcatactcacacacactcagatgcACAAGTGATCCcgcacactctccctcacacagaCACATCAGATGCAtacatgatttctctttctctctcacacacacacacacatgctcactcaCACTCAGCTACACACATGATCACTCACATGAACACTCTTTTTCTcttacactcacacatatacacactcttaCAATCACGCATGTGAATTCCAAGTAGCTTCATTTTGTTCTGAATTGAAGGTaaatgtttgaaatgggaatacaGTGGGTCGGGGCAAACACTGGACTGTAAACTAAGTGCAGCTGAGAAACTCATTGGAAAATTTTTCTGTTCTCGGCAGTTCAATCAGAAGTGCTGACATTTGTTGCCGAAGAGCTGGAAAATATCTCCATAGCAGATTTTGCTGGGAAGGAAGGGCTGATACAATACTCGATCAGTGGGTAAGAGTCTGTCTGAAGCTGGCTGTGTCCCTGATATCTGTTTAAGTGTGTCACTGAGCACAGTGTGTTGATGTCTCACAGAGTGCAAATCACTGACCTGGATCTCTCGACTGCCTCTCTGTCCTTCCGTCCTGGCGAGGGTCTACAATTCGAAGTGAAGAACTCGTCGATCAGTGTCAACTTCCAGAGGGACATGCTGTACTGGCTGGTGTGAGTCTCCCTGTAATTGGGCCCAGTGAAAATGCACACATCTGTCAGGGTTAACACATTGGTCGGTTGAGTTGAGAGGGGGAGGGTGGAGGAGCTGTCTGTGTGGGCCCAGCTGAACACATGAGTTAGGAATGGGACCGGAGGAGGTCAGAAATGGTTTGAAAGACCAGTCAACATTCTGATCATGACTGCTTcgaatgggccaaagggcttctttctgtgctgtagacctctatgtcACTCTGAAATTAAAGTTGCAGCAGGTCTGGGGAGGTTTTATCATTAAGGCACTTTCTAGTTCCCTACCCTCCTGGTGTCACCTAGGGGTGAAAGGACAGAGTCTGGCCAGGAGACCTAGGGGTGCGAGGGTTTCGGAGGGATGGGAGACACTACTTTGAGGATGGGATTGACAGTCCAGGGACAGACCCGGACAACGACCAAGAGTCGGTGTCGGGCAGAGTGTGGAACCCAGCAGCAGGTGCGGGTGTACAGCAGTGCCCCCATCAGAGCCAGTCTATAGTGTCATGGCAGGAGGCTGCTTGCTGTGGTATCACCCATTGGACAATTCAGATTATTAATGGGGTTCGGCAGACTCGCTCAAGACACAACCAGCAGGGGATGCCCTACTACACCCTCCTGCAAGGCTGGCTGGGGCCCCACCTCCGCAAACACAGCCCTTGGGATGAAACAGTTGAGCGAGGAAGGAGTGGGAGGGTAAGAGAGGAGGAGAGATtggaggcagagggtgatggccTACAGCATCAGGTACAGCTCACCATGGAGAAGGGAAGAGGCAGCCCCACTCAGagatctctccctccctctgggcaaccAGCAGCCCAGTGATGGTTGCAATGGGGACTCTAAATGAGTCCCACAATGCCTCTGGCTGGCCCCCTTTCTTGCTTTCACTGACTGTCAATGGGCAGGAGCCCCATCCCCATCTCGCCTGATGATGTCGGCTCTTTAAACGGGCCCACTGGAGGCCTGACAACAAATCCAGCTCCTTCACAGTGAGATATCAGCCCTGAACATGCAGTGTATGGAAACTTGGATAACCAGTGAAGCTCCCTGGGATCTGAACAAAGATCAGGAAGGGGCGATCAAGGGTCATTGGAGGTGACCAAGATTTGGGAGGATGACCACGACTGGAGGGGAGGGTTATCAGGGTTCAGAGGGGCTAATCAGATGTCCAGGAGGGTAATTATGGGTCAGGGAGGCTATTTAGAGGTCATGTGTGGGGTTTTCAGGAGGTTGGAGAGGGTGTTTTAGAGTCATGTCTGGCGTCACCAGGGATCATGGAAGTATGGATTCAATATTGTGGAGGATGTCTGAGGGTCAGGGATCATGAAGAGTTGGGGTTGGAGTGACCAGGGATGAGGAGTTGTGGGTCATAAAGTTAGGGTTTCGGTGTGGTCACTAGGATTGGAGTGTTGCCAGGTGCCAGGAGGAGGTTACCAGgaacgggggggggggtgggcattTACCAAGGGTCAAGGGGGAATGGCCAATCAGGAGTCAGCACTGAACTATTCATCAAGTTATGTTTTCCAGTCAGGACGTTGGTCAGATTAATGCCTCTGCTGAAGGAGCCAATATCTGGACGGTGTTAAATCTGACCAAAAGCAAACACGGGCAGCTGAGGATCAGCAAGCTCTCCTGCACAGCTTCAATTGCGAGAATGCACGCTCAGTTTACTGGAAGTTTCAGGTAACTGTCTCTCTTTCCTGTGTGTTCCTGGGTGGGAATAACAGCAGCAGCTTGTGTTGTGGACCGACTGGTCATCGTTATAGAGAATTTCACCAAATTTGCAGGACGGAGGTGTACTCAGTGTTTGTGACTGCTCCTTCTCTATCTCAGCAAACCCACCCTTCTGTATCTATTTCATTTACTTTACCTTCACCAACCACTTCCTCATGTTCACTGTATACCCATTAAAGTATACAGTCTCACAGTCACCTGTGGTAAATACAAGTTTTTCCTTCTCTCTGGTCACTCCGCCTTGATTTTAATATTACATCCCACTCCCTCATTTTGGATTAATGATAATCTCCATTCTAAATCGACATTGAATAAATCGTTGCATATCCTCTGCTTTAAGATGAAACAACCCAAATGTTATGTTTTTCTTTGTGATTGCATAATGGTtgtgtcactggactgttaatccagcgaGCCGCAGGTTAATGCCTTTGGGACACAGGCATTTAGGGAAGTAAACTGCCGTCCTAACccagtctggctgacatgtgacttcagaccgaAAATATTTGACAATTATAACTGCCCTCGGAAATGCCTcatccagtgacacccacatcctgtgaaagggTAGGTCCTTAAAGAATCAGAAGGAAGAGGAACAACTTCCAACTCAAATTTGTCAAATTCACAGATTTTATTtgtcaaaataaaaacaggaaagttACATTTTTCGGAGAATTCCCCAGAGAACTGAAAGTAATCAGTTTGACAAAGTGACTGAGATTGGATACAAACGCTTTCTTGTTACAGCCTGACAATGATGTATATTGAACAATGAAAGGTTTGTGCCAGCATCGAGTCCTATCCCTGGTTAATGCTCATGAGTTCCTGGCCACACAGTAGAGTTTTATCTGAATTTAATTTGACGGAGCGATTCACTAAATCTTCTAGATCTCACAACAACTGTCTCTTTTCCTCACAGGGGATTTTATGAATTAATCTCCAGTCTTCTCATGACAGGTTTGCGATTCCTGATAAACAAGCAGGTAATTCTCAGACTCTGCAAAGAACCAGTTACCCAGGGGCCCGACAGCAATAAATGTCAGCATGTTTGGAGTGAACAACTGAGTtgtatttctatagcacctttgaCATAATGTTGTTTGGTATCTTATAGACAATACATTAAATACGATATATATCATATTTATATCGTGTCTTTAACCTAATCAAACACCATGAGGCACTTCAAAGTCCTGTTGTAGATTAaaattgacaccaagccacaaGAAAATATTATATTGACATCTAAAAGTTCAGTCACGGAATCAGGTTTTAATCTTGAAGAAGAAAAGAGGCAAAACATTCAGGTAGGCATTTGCAGAAAGTGGGAGGTAGACAGTTAATGACACAGCCACTGGTTGTGGAGGGACAACCATCAGAGATGCACAGGAAGTCAGAATGAGAGGAATGTAGAGATCTCAGAGGATCTTGGACAGGAGGCGATGACGGAGATTGGGAGTGGACAGGATGTGGAGGGATCTGAGAACAAGGACGAGGATTTCAAAATAGAAGTTTTGCTTGAATGGGATCCaatgtaggttagggtgagagtgaGGTACGGGAGCAGGGAAGATGGGGAACTGATTGATTTTCAGAATACTCAAACTGAAACTAAGAACAGTGTGGATAAGGGTTTCATTGCAGCTGGGCTGAGGCAGGAGCAAAAGCTGGATGATGTTATGGAGTTGGAGACTGGTCGTCTCAGTGATAGAGAGGACATGACATTGGAAACTCATCTCAGGGTTACAGAGGACATCTAAGTTGGGTATATCCAGTCAATAGTAATGGAACTCAAAGCTTTGGTCTTTCCAATATTTATTTAATTAGAAGACATTTAGTTCACCCGATGGGTCAAAGTTAGATGCAGCATGGGAAACCAAAGATACTGGACATGTCAAGAAACATAATGGTGAGGTAGAGCTGGATGCCATCCATGTGTGTAGGGAGGAAGGAGGTCCAGCTGAGGaagttcgttgaaagtggagtcacaagtagataggatattgaagaaagcgtttggtatgcttttctttattggtcagagtattgagtacaggagttgtgaagtcatgttgtggctgtacaggacactggttagaccacttttggaatattgtgtgcaaatctagTCTCCCTctcatcagaaggatgttgtgaaacttgaaagggttcagaaaagatttacaaagatgttgtcagggttggagggtttgagctgtagggagaggctgaacaggctggggctgttttccctggagcgtcggaggctgaggggtgaccttatggaggtttacaaaatcatgaggggcatggatagggtaaatagataaggtcttttccctgggatgggggagtccagaactagagggcacagttttaggatgagaggggaaagataaaaaagggacTAAAGgtcaacttttttatgcagagggtggtgtgtgtgtggaatgagctgccagaggaagtggtggaggctggtacaattacagcatttaaaaggcatttggatgggtatatgaatagcaagagtttagagggatattgaccaagtgctagcaactgggactagattaggttaggatctggttggcatggatgagttgcgctgaagggtctgtttctgtgctgtacatctctatgactctttgactctatgtcaCTGTGAGAGGTAGTGCTGAGAGCCAGCAACAGGTTGATGCTATGGGCAgtgagagttagagtgagtgagagagtgagaatgatgCTGCCTTTTTTGTTCCTGTTTAATCTCCTGTCTCTGCTCTTGTAGATTTGCCCGGCCTTAGAACATTCAGCACTGGTGCTGCTAAACTCTCTGCTGGCGACAGTCCCAGGTTTGTGTGCTTTCAGAGACATTTCTGAAGAACCCCCATGTGTACTGATCAATGACTTTCTTGTTAGACTAAGGATTAATGCGAGTTTTATGGCCTCCTTACTAAAGTAGGAACCACAAGGAGGCATTGCTAATGGAGGCTGAGTGTTGTGTTCCAAGTGACAGTGCTTAGCATATTTCTCCATGGTGGGAGATGAACATAAAGATTACAACCACATATCTATGGATGAAAGACATTTtcattcactcaatcccaggatgtgggtgttgctggttgtcCAGCGTTTAtcacctgtccctaattgccccttgaaggtGGTTGAACGGCCCTCTTGAACCtttgcagtctacctgctgtgggttggcccatactgaccttagggagggaattccaggatcttgatccaacaacagtgaaggaaaagcgATATACAGTACAACCACGATTATCCAAACTAGACAGGcgtggagtattttgttcggataactgatcatttggataactgatctATCGTAAACAAGCGGTAATTTGAGTGCCGGCTATCCAACATGCCTCGGTTATCCAGCAATACACGCCATAATGCCGTTTAACTGATAACCGAATGCTGAGTTTCCTAATGCCGTTTTTAACGGGACCtcgagatcttgttcggataatccgaatttggacaattgatgtttggataatcaaggttgtactgtatttccaagtcaggatggtgagtggcttggagggaacttgcagggggtggtgttccctgtatctgctgcccttgtccttctagatggacgtGGTGGTGGgttgaaggtgctgcctaaggaatcttggtgaatttctgcagtgcacccagctactgctgagcatcagtggtggaggtggCAGATAACCTTCCACCAGTGGAGAAATGATTAATGGATTGATTAGATTAACGTGAGGCTCCATAACTCCTTATTACTAGGTGTACAACTTGCTATGAGAAGGCAGAGACCACATTACCCTACTGTAATGTAACTACAGCAAACTCAATACACTTGGAGTAGTTTCTACTGATGATCTCCATATTTCATATCTACTACTATTAAATGATAGCACCTCCAGCACACATTACAGTATCTGATATCTCAACATGGAGCAAGGAGGGACCACTTCATCCATTTCAATCGTCCTGATCCCATGGTTATGTGCTCACATTATGATGATAATCACAGTGACCACAGCAGCGTCTCCTCAGATCCTGAAAACATGGATGAGTCAACAACACACATTCCTTCAAACTCCACTGTTGCCGTTTGAACATGTTGTGCACCAGGGCTAGGACATGCTGGTGGTGTGGCATTGAACATGTGAAATGTTCAGGAACTTTACAACCAGTCTTATCTTCTTGTGTAACTCCACCCCTCTGCAGACGCAATCAACTGTAACCAACTCCTCAAAACACAAAACATTTCCactcatgaggggtatggatagggtgaaaagccaagggttttttttcccaggctgggggattccaaaactagtgggcatgggtttaaggtgagaggggaaagatataaaagggacctaaggagcagctTCTTCACGCaaggggtggtgcatgtatggaatgagctcccagaggaagtggtggaggctggtacaattgcaacatttataaggcatctgaatgggtatatgaatagacagggtttggagagaaatgggccaaatactggcaaatggggacTAGATCAGTCTTTGATATCTGGGTTGGCATGTACTAAAGGGTCAGTTTAGAGTTTatgactctaaactccagtgtaGCTAGTCACACAAATCACCATCAACCCTGCAAGTTGTTAATGATCCTTTTAAGCATTCTTAtaacatcacagaatccctacagtggctGTTCAGCCCGttaagtctgcaccgaccctctgaagagcattccacaacCCTCACACCCCCACCATAAACTCTGCATTTCCCGTGACTAGCCCACACAGCCCTAgacacaatttaacatggccaattgcCCAccgttgtgggcggcacggtggcacagtggttagcactgctgcctcacagcgccagagacccgggttcaattcccgcctcaagcgactgactgtgtggagtttgcacgttctccccgtgtctgcgtgggtttcctccgggtgctccggtttcctcccacagtccaaagatgtgcaggtcaggtgaataagccatgctaaattgcctgtagtgttaggtaaggggtaaatgtaggggtatgggtgggttgcgcttcggcgggtcggtgtggacttgttgggccgaagggcctgtttccacactgtaagtaatctaatctaatctaatttaccctctatgtctttggactgtgggaggaaactggaacaaccagaggaaacccacacagacacagggggaatgtgcaaactccacgctgaCAGTTGCTAGAGGGTTGAAtcactggtgctatgaggcagcagtgctaaccattgagccactgtgctgacccCAAGTGTTGTTATgaattaggggcaaggtactgttGTGTATTGTACTGTGCAAGTTTCAGTTAAGGCGTTAGAAGGAGAACTGAGGCTGAAAATAGCAGCTCTGCAGTCCAGCCAGTGTTTGGCACTAAATCTTGCCAAGTCCCAGGCATTCAGCAAATGAACTCACAGGCTAATGTCCTCACCAATACCAGgttgtaactttgtccactccagtccaacactggtacctcaaccagcatctccaaatcagtctgGGATTGAGTGTCCTGGATTCATTCATTAACTTTAGTGGCCAGGTCTTACTCTCTGGGAGTCCAGGCTACTGGGACATGCATGTGTAAAAGACTCTTGAGTCAACATTGTCACTCCAGGAATTCATTCCTTCTTTCTTTATATAGTGCGAATGCCAGTGGATTCATACGTAGGGATCGATTATTCATTCCTCAGTGACCCAGATGTGAAAGCTGATTGGATGGACATGGAATTCAAGGTGAGGCCTGGTCACAGTGAGCAACGCCCAGATCCTCCAAAGGGCGCACTCTACTCGCTAGAGCATCGGGTCAGATTCCCAGAGCTTCCCTAGACAGCCGGGCCTGCTCCTCCAGCAGCCGAGAGACCAGAGTGGATAACCAGGAAAACATCTTGACCATTCACGctcccccctcctccccagcCAGTTGTGTTTCCTTCATCGGAACCCCCACCTCAGGCTAACTCTGTCACTGGTGGGTCAGGCTGCCTGAGGAAATGTGATGATAATGGTTCCGTCGGAGGGTGATTCAAGGGTGATTCATTGAAGCCAAGCTGCAGCCCACAGTTCATGGTCAATTCACAGAGATTGGCTGATCTTCAACAGGCTTCAAAATGgacagtccagaaccagggattcATACCACGTAGGCTTGATAAATAGAACAGAGGCCTCCAGTCTTCAGTGTctgtgagttcaaatctcaccactgaGCATATTGTGGGAACTGTATTCAGTAAATGTGGTGGATTTGGAATGATTGAAACGCTGTTAGTCTACTCCATGGGATGGTCGTTGctctcccagtctgcctcacccCTAGCTAGTGTTCTCAAGTAAGAACAGCATAAGTGGATCCCTCAACCTCTCCAAACCCAtccagtaagatcatggctgactatcaATCTGAACCCCACTCTCCACCCACTCCCCTTCTCCCTGGATTCCTCTAAGAGTCTGTAAATCGCCTTACCTCagctttaagtatattcaatgatGGATTATCCACAAGGCTTCTGGGATGGAGCTTTTGAAAGATTCAAAACTCTTTTGTGTggagaaatttctccccatctcagtctgaaatggccaccCTCCTCATCTTGGGACTGCCCCGGCTTCTAGTGGGTGGGAGAGGTGGGGGAAAATAACCTCTTGGTGTTGACCCTGCTTGTATCATTCGTTTTAGATTCTCATCCCAATTcagtgaatgggagaaagtgaggactgcagatggtggagatcagagtcaaaaagtatggtgctggaaaagcacagccagtcaggcagcatccgagaagcaggagagtcaacatttcaagcataacctcttcacccacacccctaccttcatcgacctatcgcattcccaactaccttccccaagccccacccccctcccatttatctctcagctccacccccccaccaacattcctgatgaagggcttatgcttgaaacaccaactctcctgctcctcggatgctgcctgactggctgtgcttttccagcacccacacttTTTGTCGCCAATTCAGCGAATGTTCACTGCCTGATCTCCAGTacaagtacatccttccttaaatatggggaCAACATCTACACACACCACTCCAGCTATGGCCTCACCAAAACCACCAAAACCCCTGTtcatttagtgtcatagagtcatagaggtgtacagcacagtaacagaccattcggtccaaattgtccatgccaaccagatattgtaacttaatctcgtcccatctgtcagcatttggcccactgaaCCCTTCCTAcacataaacccatccagatgcctttgaaatgttgtaattgtaccagcctctgtatAACAAAATGTCTTTACTTTTGTGGGTCAATCGCTTTACAACAAGGTTGACCATGTTATTTGATTTCCTCATCACTTGCTCTATCTTCAGGATGACTCATCATGTTCCTTATCTAAGTAAACCCGGTGTCTCCCGAATATCAACAAGATTCACATCTTTTAAGAGAATATTTTTCTTGTGTTCCTGCCACCACGTTAAGTACAGATATtaaaatgtggcctgaccagcaTCAGCCACATTCAGAGGATTAAATGTAGATTTCAAAAGTGCAGACTGGTACAATGTCAATCCTTAACTTTGTGTGAAATTGTGGTTGGGTCTGGCCTGTGTGTAATAGGGACAGAGCTGACAGCACTGTGCCCTATTCTCTGGAAAGTCAACTTACATGCATCACTAGCTGCTGACAGATAGCCAGACCCTATATGTGTAACAGTGAGTCAGACACCTGAGAACTATCTCAGTGTACTTGAATACACCTTTTATAACGGGTACAGGCCATTACTTAATCAGTAAGAAATGGCTTTTCAGTTTGTGGGCACACGTATCAATGAAGCTGATTGAAACTCTGGAAGGTGTGACACATTTCCATAACCTTTTGGGTGACTACATCAGTTGAATAATTTCTCAACGAGGGAGGTTTGTTCCTGGTGTTATTGAGTTGTGATCTGTTCTCACTCCTGGTGTTAAATTATAGTTGTAATGTATGAGCTTGCCCTGATGCTATTCTGCTAACTGGTGCCTCTTTGGAATTGTGCTCCTGTTTCAGGGGATGTTCTACCCTCTGGGGAATGAGAATGACACACTGGTGAACAATGCGATAGTGCCTCTGGTGAAGAGGAGTCAGCGGATGGTGTACATCTCTGTATCTGAGTACTTCTTTGATTCTGCCATGTACTCCTATTATAAAGCTGGCGTACTGAAGACTGAGATTCCTGAGAGCAAGGTACCTAGTTCCCAATTGTTACATCCTCCTGTCTCACAAAACAATTCCAATATTAGTGACTGAACT containing:
- the LOC122559980 gene encoding phospholipid transfer protein codes for the protein MAAWLPSSILLLFGLHTALGTKPACRIRITSPGLRLLQSEVLTFVAEELENISIADFAGKEGLIQYSISGVQITDLDLSTASLSFRPGEGLQFEVKNSSISVNFQRDMLYWLVQDVGQINASAEGANIWTVLNLTKSKHGQLRISKLSCTASIARMHAQFTGSFRGFYELISSLLMTGLRFLINKQICPALEHSALVLLNSLLATVPVRMPVDSYVGIDYSFLSDPDVKADWMDMEFKGMFYPLGNENDTLVNNAIVPLVKRSQRMVYISVSEYFFDSAMYSYYKAGVLKTEIPESKMSVDLAYLLRTTFFGAIILLAPTSSAKEAPLLLDLEVTSAPHCTIKPSGITVSVNALMNVILLPPNSKPVMLSSIIMESRLNAKVSLKGKKLGMKLDLKRFRMYSSKSTLESLALIPLQTPIKALVHFSVMPIINERTQEGVQIPLPEGIDLINETMRNHMGFLSIGADLHFYKGLREVINMNKQILSSNNSTVSN